Proteins from one Rosa chinensis cultivar Old Blush chromosome 7, RchiOBHm-V2, whole genome shotgun sequence genomic window:
- the LOC112179443 gene encoding ycf49-like protein isoform X1: MAMNSLLHLPKPHFPPTFPTHPKAQTQLSKSTSQYGNPKTMVGGLLGAGLTLSLTVMAPASAAELPLLDSLQLSEPANALSLPTWAIHVSSVVEWITAMVLVWQYGEKSGFESWKGLAWGMVPLLGGAFCACTWHFFYNSESLEVLVALQAALTVIGNATMCFAAYRIYRSTEERSKKL; the protein is encoded by the exons ATGGCAATGAACTCCTTACTGCACCTCCCTAAACCCCATTTCCCTCCAACCTTCCCTACACACCCAAAGGCCCAAACCCAACTCTCAAAGTCCACCAGTCAATATGGTAACCCGAAAACCATGGTGGGTGGTCTACTCGGGGCGGGTCTGACCCTGTCCCTGACTGTTATGGCACCCGCCTCGGCCGCTGAGCTACCGTTACTGGATTCTCTGCAGCTCAGTGAACCTGCCAATGCCCTCTCCCTGCCCACATGGGCCATACACGTGTCCAGCGTCGTTGAATG GATTACAGCAATGGTGTTGGTGTGGCAGTATGGTGAGAAGTCCGGGTTCGAATCGTGGAAAGGGCTGGCTTGGGGTATG GTTCCCCTTCTTGGTGGAGCATTCTGTGCATGCACTTGGCATTTCTTTTATAACTCAGAGTCTCTTGAG GTATTGGTGGCTCTTCAAGCAGCCCTGACAGTTATAGGCAATGCCACAATGTGTTTTGCGGCATATCGTATTTACAGATCAACTGAAGAACGCTCcaagaagctttga
- the LOC112179443 gene encoding ycf49-like protein isoform X2 — translation MPSPCPHGPYTCPASLNAMVLVWQYGEKSGFESWKGLAWGMVPLLGGAFCACTWHFFYNSESLEVLVALQAALTVIGNATMCFAAYRIYRSTEERSKKL, via the exons ATGCCCTCTCCCTGCCCACATGGGCCATACACGTGTCCAGCGTCGTTGAATG CAATGGTGTTGGTGTGGCAGTATGGTGAGAAGTCCGGGTTCGAATCGTGGAAAGGGCTGGCTTGGGGTATG GTTCCCCTTCTTGGTGGAGCATTCTGTGCATGCACTTGGCATTTCTTTTATAACTCAGAGTCTCTTGAG GTATTGGTGGCTCTTCAAGCAGCCCTGACAGTTATAGGCAATGCCACAATGTGTTTTGCGGCATATCGTATTTACAGATCAACTGAAGAACGCTCcaagaagctttga
- the LOC112175542 gene encoding AT-hook motif nuclear-localized protein 26: protein MDTHSLPPPFHTRDFQLHHQQQQQHQHQHHQFHHQQQNSEDEQTGSSGLNKGTKRERDIDNNNDSGNGGEGSKELNITVSGDGSEMTRRPRGRPAGSKNKPKPPIIITRDSANALRTHVMEIADGCDIVESVATFARRRQRGVCIMSGTGTVTNVTLRQPASPGSVVTLHGRFEILSLAGSFLPPPAPPAATGLTIYLAGGQGQVVGGSVVGTLLASGPVVIMAASFSNAAYERLPLEEDEGAMPMPGGSMGSPTAVGQQQHQQQQQQQQLLAEAANTNAPLFHGLPPNLLNSMQLPAEAAYWATGRPPF, encoded by the coding sequence ATGGACACCCATTCTCTTCCCCCTCCTTTCCACACTAGAGATTTCCAACTCCAtcaccagcagcagcagcagcatcaGCACCAGCACCACCAGTTCCACCACCAGCAGCAGAACTCCGAAGACGAGCAAACCGGAAGCAGCGGCCTGAACAAGGGAACCAAAAGAGAGCGAGATATCGACAACAACAACGACAGTGGAAATGGTGGTGAAGGCAGCAAAGAGCTGAACATCACTGTTTCCGGGGATGGATCGGAAATGACAAGAAGACCTAGAGGCAGGCCCGCCGGATCCAAAAACAAGCCGAAGCCGCCCATCATCATTACTCGAGATAGTGCTAATGCTCTCCGCACTCATGTCATGGAAATCGCCGATGGGTGCGATATAGTGGAGAGTGTTGCCACCTTTGCTCGCAGGCGCCAGAGAGGAGTCTGCATTATGAGCGGCACGGGGACGGTTACCAACGTAACCCTCAGACAACCGGCGTCCCCGGGCTCGGTCGTGACTTTACACGGCCGATTTGAGATCTTGTCACTAGCAGGGTCCTTCCTACCACCTCCAGCCCCACCTGCCGCGACTGGGTTGACCATTTATCTGGCAGGCGGGCAAGGGCAGGTGGTAGGAGGGAGTGTTGTTGGGACTCTTTTGGCTTCGGGTCCGGTGGTGATCATGGCTGCCTCGTTTAGCAACGCCGCCTACGAGCGGCTTCCACTGGAGGAGGACGAGGGTGCGATGCCAATGCCGGGAGGGAGTATGGGGTCTCCAACTGCGGTTGGTCAACAGCAGCACCAGCAGCAACAGCAGCAACAGCAGCTTTTGGCCGAAGCTGCTAATACGAATGCGCCTCTTTTTCATGGGTTACCTCCCAATCTCCTAAACTCCATGCAATTGCCGGCTGAAGCGGCATACTGGGCTACTGGCCGCCCTCCATTCTAA
- the LOC112180339 gene encoding kinesin-like protein KIN-UA isoform X1, producing the protein MAASGGYNYRDAATQRSSFKVDRPLSVNSNPKSAVKSKPLLPPRRNSTGSIGAAAAAAAGTASKDNTGVPGRVRVAVRLRPRNSDEMISDADFAEIVELQPELKRLKLRRNNWDLDTYEFDEVLTEFASQKRVYEVVAKPVVESVLEGYNGTVMAYGQTGTGKTYTLGRLGEEDTAARGIMVRAMEDILADVSLESDSLSVSYLQLYMETIHDLLDPANDSISIVEDPKTGDVSLPGASLVEIRDHKSFVELLRLGEAHRFATNTKLNTESSRSHAILMVHVKKSVKGRDSALSSQNVNNSHTVKSLKPPVVRKSKLIVVDLAGSERIDKSGSEGHTLEEAKSINLSLSALGKCINALAENSAHIPVRDSKLTRLLRDSFGGTARTSLVVTIGPSPRHRGETASTIMFGQRAMKVENMLKLKEEFDYKSLSRRLDIQLDKLIAEHERQQKAFEDEIERIAAEAQNQITEVEKNYADALEKERLKYQKDYMESIKKLEEQLVMNQPKHDFEKVTNGPKDDKSNVTSSKEICRLHVEEINDLRKLLQRETSLRKAAEEETSNLKSQLTQWKRSEAAGNSEILKLRKMLEDEAHQKEKLEGEIATLHSQLLQLSFDADETSRQLDRGGLGKVGGLDSLMTQVRHLQLKESGNEDKASIAKIFEQVGLQKILSLLEAEDNDVRIHAVKVVANLAAEEANQEKIVEAGGLTSLLMLLKTSDDETIHRVAAGAIANLAMNETNQELIMSQGGISLLSMTAANGEDPQTLRMVAGAIANLCGNDKLQSKLRAEGGIKALLGMVRCGHPDVLAQVARGIANFAKCESRASTQGTKNGRSLLIEDGALSWIVQNANNEASPIRRHIELALCHLAQHEFTIFSETNAKDMISGGALWELVRISRDCSREDIRTLAYRTLTSSPTFQGELRRLRIDN; encoded by the exons ATGGCCGCTTCAGGCGGGTATAATTACCGAGATGCTGCTACTCAGAGAAGCTCTTTCAAGGTGGATAGGCCTCTTTCTGTCAATTCCAACCCCAAGTCTGCTGTAAAGTCCAAGCCTTTGCTTCCTCCTCGCCGGAACAGCACTGGCTCTATtggtgctgctgctgctgctgctgctggaaCTGCCTCTAAGGATAATACTGGAG TTCCTGGAAGAGTCCGAGTAGCTGTGAGATTGCGGCCACGTAACTCTGATGAAATGATCTCAGATGCTGATTTTGCTGAAATTGTAGAATTACAGCCAGAG CTTAAAAGGTTGAAACTTCGGAGAAACAATTGGGACTTGGATACTTATGAGTTCGATGAAGTTCTCACAGAGTTTGCATCACAAAAGCGTGTTTATGAAGTAGTGGCAAAGCCTGTTGTGGAG AGTGTTCTGGAAGGTTATAATGGGACAGTCATGGCATATGGCCAGACTGGTACAGGAAAGACGTATACACTTGGACGACTTGGAGAGGAGGATACTGCTGCTCGTGGAATAATGGTCCGTGCCATGGAGGATATTTTAGCAGATGTATCTCTGGAGTCTGATTCTTTGTCAGTCTCGTATCTGCAG CTTTACATGGAAACCATACATGACCTACTCGATCCTGCAAATGATAGCATTTCTATAGTGGAAGACCCCAAAACTGGTGATGTCTCACTACCAGGGGCAAGCCTAGTTGAAATCAGGGACCACAAGAGTTTCGTGGAACTACTAAGATTAGGGGAAGCTCACCGCTTTGCTACCAATACAAAACTGAACACTGAGTCTTCTCGTAGCCATGCTATTCTGATG GTACACGTAAAAAAGTCCGTAAAGGGAAGAGATTCAGCTCTTTCAAGCCAAAATGTCAACAACTCCCACACTGTTAAAAGTCTGAAGCCTCCTGTTGTTCGAAAGAGCAAGTTAATTGTGGTGGATCTTGCTGGTTCAGAGCGTATCGACAAATCAG GAAGTGAAGGACATACACTAGAGGAAGccaaatcaatcaatctctCGTTAAGTGCACTGGGAAAGTGCATCAATGCATTGGCAGAAAACAGTGCGCATATTCCTGTTCGAGATTCAAAACTTACAAGATTGCTTCGGGATTCATTTGGAG GCACAGCAAGAACATCACTGGTTGTTACTATCGGTCCATCTCCACGTCATCGAGGAGAGACGGCTAGTACTATTATGTTTGGACAGCGG GCTATGAAAGTGGAAAATATGTTGAAATTGAAGGAGGAATTTGACTACAAAAGTTTGTCCAGAAGGCTAGATATACAATTAGACAAACTCATTGCAGAACATGAAAGACAGCAGAAAGCATTTGAGGATGAGATTGAAAGAATAGCCGCGgaagcacaaaatcagatcACAGAGGTTGAAAAGAACTATGCAGATGCACTGGAG AAGGAAAGATTGAAATATCAGAAAGACTATATGGAATCAATAAAAAAGCTTGAAGAGCAGTTGGTGATGAATCAGCCAAAGCATGACTTTGAAAAAGTCACAAATGGACCCAAGGACGATAAATCTAATGTGACATCGAGCAAAGAG ATTTGCAGGTTGCATGTTGAGGAAATTAATGACTTAAGAAAGTTGCTCCAGCGAGAGACAAGTCTTAGGAAGGCTGCTGAAGAGGAAACTAGTAATCTGAAGAGTCAACTGACTCAATGGAAAAGGTCAGAG GCAGCTGGAAATTCAGAGATCTTAAAGCTTCGTAAGATGCTGGAAGATGAGGCACATCAGAAGGAGAAACTTGAAGGAGAAATAGCAACACTTCACAGTCAATTGTTGCAACTGAGCTTTGATGCTGATGAG ACAAGTAGACAACTTGATAGGGGTGGGCTTGGAAAAGTTGGTGGCCTTGACTCCCTCATGACTCAAGTTAGGCATCTACAGCTCAAGGAATCAGGAAATGAGGACAAAGCCTCAATAGCAAAAATTTTCGAACAAG TGGGATTGCAAAAGATCTTGTCATTACTTGAAGCTGAAGACAATGATGTGCGAATTCATGCCGTTAAAGTCGTAGCAAATCTTGCTGCTGAAG AAGCAAATCAGGAGAAAATTGTAGAAGCTGGTGGTCTCACATCCTTGTTGATGTTACTCAAAACCTCTGACGATGAAACCATACATAGAGTTGCGGCAGGTGCCATCGCAAATTTAGCAATGAACG AAACCAACCAGGAGCTGATAATGAGTCAAGGGGGAATTAGTTTGTTATCTATGACAGCAGCCAATGGTGAAGATCCACAAACCCTTCGAATGGTTGCTGGAGCCATTGCTAATCTTTGCGGAAATG ATAAATTACAGAGCAAGCTAAGAGCTGAAGGTGGAATTAAGGCATTGCTAGGAATGGTCAGATGTGGGCATCCAGATGTTCTTGCACAAGTTGCTCGTGGGATTGCAAATTTCGCAAAATGCGAGTCTAGGGCATCTACACAAG GGACCAAAAATGGAAGATCTCTTTTGATTGAGGACGGTGCACTTTCATGGATTGTACAAAATGCTAATAATGAAGCCTCACCAATCAGGCGCCACATTGAGCTAGCACTATGCCACTTAGCACAACATG AATTCACTATTTTTTCAGAAACAAATGCAAAAGACATGATCAGTGGTGGTGCCTTGTGGGAGCTTGTTCGCATTTCCCGAGACTGTTCACGCGAAGACATAAGAACTCTTGCATATCGAACACTAACTTCTAGCCCCACCTTCCAAGGTGAATTGAGGCGGCTGCGGATAGATAATTAA
- the LOC112180339 gene encoding kinesin-like protein KIN-UA isoform X2, with product MAASGGYNYRDAATQRSSFKVDRPLSVNSNPKSAVKSKPLLPPRRNSTGSIGAAAAAAAGTASKDNTGVPGRVRVAVRLRPRNSDEMISDADFAEIVELQPELKRLKLRRNNWDLDTYEFDEVLTEFASQKRVYEVVAKPVVESVLEGYNGTVMAYGQTGTGKTYTLGRLGEEDTAARGIMVRAMEDILADVSLESDSLSVSYLQLYMETIHDLLDPANDSISIVEDPKTGDVSLPGASLVEIRDHKSFVELLRLGEAHRFATNTKLNTESSRSHAILMVHVKKSVKGRDSALSSQNVNNSHTVKSLKPPVVRKSKLIVVDLAGSERIDKSGSEGHTLEEAKSINLSLSALGKCINALAENSAHIPVRDSKLTRLLRDSFGGTARTSLVVTIGPSPRHRGETASTIMFGQRAMKVENMLKLKEEFDYKSLSRRLDIQLDKLIAEHERQQKAFEDEIERIAAEAQNQITEVEKNYADALEKERLKYQKDYMESIKKLEEQLVMNQPKHDFEKVTNGPKDDKSNVTSSKEICRLHVEEINDLRKLLQRETSLRKAAEEETSNLKSQLTQWKRSEAAGNSEILKLRKMLEDEAHQKEKLEGEIATLHSQLLQLSFDADETSRQLDRGGLGKVGGLDSLMTQVRHLQLKESGNEDKASIAKIFEQVGLQKILSLLEAEDNDVRIHAVKVVANLAAEEANQEKIVEAGGLTSLLMLLKTSDDETIHRVAAGAIANLAMNETNQELIMSQGGISLLSMTAANGEDPQTLRMVAGAIANLCGNDKLQSKLRAEGGIKALLGMVRCGHPDVLAQVARGIANFAKCESRASTQGTKNGRSLLIEDGALSWIVQNANNEASPIRRHIELALCHLAQHETNAKDMISGGALWELVRISRDCSREDIRTLAYRTLTSSPTFQGELRRLRIDN from the exons ATGGCCGCTTCAGGCGGGTATAATTACCGAGATGCTGCTACTCAGAGAAGCTCTTTCAAGGTGGATAGGCCTCTTTCTGTCAATTCCAACCCCAAGTCTGCTGTAAAGTCCAAGCCTTTGCTTCCTCCTCGCCGGAACAGCACTGGCTCTATtggtgctgctgctgctgctgctgctggaaCTGCCTCTAAGGATAATACTGGAG TTCCTGGAAGAGTCCGAGTAGCTGTGAGATTGCGGCCACGTAACTCTGATGAAATGATCTCAGATGCTGATTTTGCTGAAATTGTAGAATTACAGCCAGAG CTTAAAAGGTTGAAACTTCGGAGAAACAATTGGGACTTGGATACTTATGAGTTCGATGAAGTTCTCACAGAGTTTGCATCACAAAAGCGTGTTTATGAAGTAGTGGCAAAGCCTGTTGTGGAG AGTGTTCTGGAAGGTTATAATGGGACAGTCATGGCATATGGCCAGACTGGTACAGGAAAGACGTATACACTTGGACGACTTGGAGAGGAGGATACTGCTGCTCGTGGAATAATGGTCCGTGCCATGGAGGATATTTTAGCAGATGTATCTCTGGAGTCTGATTCTTTGTCAGTCTCGTATCTGCAG CTTTACATGGAAACCATACATGACCTACTCGATCCTGCAAATGATAGCATTTCTATAGTGGAAGACCCCAAAACTGGTGATGTCTCACTACCAGGGGCAAGCCTAGTTGAAATCAGGGACCACAAGAGTTTCGTGGAACTACTAAGATTAGGGGAAGCTCACCGCTTTGCTACCAATACAAAACTGAACACTGAGTCTTCTCGTAGCCATGCTATTCTGATG GTACACGTAAAAAAGTCCGTAAAGGGAAGAGATTCAGCTCTTTCAAGCCAAAATGTCAACAACTCCCACACTGTTAAAAGTCTGAAGCCTCCTGTTGTTCGAAAGAGCAAGTTAATTGTGGTGGATCTTGCTGGTTCAGAGCGTATCGACAAATCAG GAAGTGAAGGACATACACTAGAGGAAGccaaatcaatcaatctctCGTTAAGTGCACTGGGAAAGTGCATCAATGCATTGGCAGAAAACAGTGCGCATATTCCTGTTCGAGATTCAAAACTTACAAGATTGCTTCGGGATTCATTTGGAG GCACAGCAAGAACATCACTGGTTGTTACTATCGGTCCATCTCCACGTCATCGAGGAGAGACGGCTAGTACTATTATGTTTGGACAGCGG GCTATGAAAGTGGAAAATATGTTGAAATTGAAGGAGGAATTTGACTACAAAAGTTTGTCCAGAAGGCTAGATATACAATTAGACAAACTCATTGCAGAACATGAAAGACAGCAGAAAGCATTTGAGGATGAGATTGAAAGAATAGCCGCGgaagcacaaaatcagatcACAGAGGTTGAAAAGAACTATGCAGATGCACTGGAG AAGGAAAGATTGAAATATCAGAAAGACTATATGGAATCAATAAAAAAGCTTGAAGAGCAGTTGGTGATGAATCAGCCAAAGCATGACTTTGAAAAAGTCACAAATGGACCCAAGGACGATAAATCTAATGTGACATCGAGCAAAGAG ATTTGCAGGTTGCATGTTGAGGAAATTAATGACTTAAGAAAGTTGCTCCAGCGAGAGACAAGTCTTAGGAAGGCTGCTGAAGAGGAAACTAGTAATCTGAAGAGTCAACTGACTCAATGGAAAAGGTCAGAG GCAGCTGGAAATTCAGAGATCTTAAAGCTTCGTAAGATGCTGGAAGATGAGGCACATCAGAAGGAGAAACTTGAAGGAGAAATAGCAACACTTCACAGTCAATTGTTGCAACTGAGCTTTGATGCTGATGAG ACAAGTAGACAACTTGATAGGGGTGGGCTTGGAAAAGTTGGTGGCCTTGACTCCCTCATGACTCAAGTTAGGCATCTACAGCTCAAGGAATCAGGAAATGAGGACAAAGCCTCAATAGCAAAAATTTTCGAACAAG TGGGATTGCAAAAGATCTTGTCATTACTTGAAGCTGAAGACAATGATGTGCGAATTCATGCCGTTAAAGTCGTAGCAAATCTTGCTGCTGAAG AAGCAAATCAGGAGAAAATTGTAGAAGCTGGTGGTCTCACATCCTTGTTGATGTTACTCAAAACCTCTGACGATGAAACCATACATAGAGTTGCGGCAGGTGCCATCGCAAATTTAGCAATGAACG AAACCAACCAGGAGCTGATAATGAGTCAAGGGGGAATTAGTTTGTTATCTATGACAGCAGCCAATGGTGAAGATCCACAAACCCTTCGAATGGTTGCTGGAGCCATTGCTAATCTTTGCGGAAATG ATAAATTACAGAGCAAGCTAAGAGCTGAAGGTGGAATTAAGGCATTGCTAGGAATGGTCAGATGTGGGCATCCAGATGTTCTTGCACAAGTTGCTCGTGGGATTGCAAATTTCGCAAAATGCGAGTCTAGGGCATCTACACAAG GGACCAAAAATGGAAGATCTCTTTTGATTGAGGACGGTGCACTTTCATGGATTGTACAAAATGCTAATAATGAAGCCTCACCAATCAGGCGCCACATTGAGCTAGCACTATGCCACTTAGCACAACATG AAACAAATGCAAAAGACATGATCAGTGGTGGTGCCTTGTGGGAGCTTGTTCGCATTTCCCGAGACTGTTCACGCGAAGACATAAGAACTCTTGCATATCGAACACTAACTTCTAGCCCCACCTTCCAAGGTGAATTGAGGCGGCTGCGGATAGATAATTAA